A single region of the Streptomyces sp. NBC_01381 genome encodes:
- a CDS encoding ABC transporter permease — MGRYVARRLLQMIPVFIGTTLLIFIMVNVLPGDPVRALWGDKPPDPAQVAQIRHDRGLDLPLWQQYLHYMGGLLQGDFGKTIAGNRPVLDEITQAFPVSMRLASMAWTFELIVGITLGVLAGIKRGRFVDNTVTLFTLLVISVPIFVVGLLCQLFFGNELGWITPTVQDSENMGQLMVPAIVLGMVGLAYVARLTRTSIAENRQADYMRTAVAKGLPRQRIITRHLLRNSLIPVVTYLGTDVGTLMGGAVITEGIFNVTGVGNLLFQALARREGAVIVGVVTVLVLVYLAASLIVDLLYAVLDPRIRYA; from the coding sequence ATGGGGCGCTATGTCGCGCGGCGACTGCTCCAGATGATCCCGGTCTTCATCGGGACAACCCTGTTGATCTTCATCATGGTCAACGTGCTCCCCGGCGACCCCGTACGGGCGCTGTGGGGCGACAAGCCGCCGGACCCGGCACAGGTGGCGCAGATTCGCCACGACCGCGGTCTGGATCTGCCGCTCTGGCAGCAGTATCTGCACTACATGGGCGGCCTGCTGCAGGGAGACTTCGGCAAGACCATCGCCGGTAACCGGCCGGTCCTGGACGAGATCACCCAGGCGTTCCCGGTCTCGATGCGACTGGCCTCCATGGCCTGGACGTTCGAGCTCATCGTCGGCATCACCCTGGGTGTGCTTGCCGGCATCAAGCGCGGCCGGTTCGTCGACAACACGGTCACGCTCTTCACGCTCCTGGTGATCTCCGTACCGATCTTCGTGGTCGGTCTGCTGTGCCAGCTGTTCTTCGGCAACGAACTGGGCTGGATCACGCCCACGGTTCAGGACTCCGAGAACATGGGCCAGTTGATGGTCCCCGCGATCGTGCTCGGCATGGTCGGCCTCGCCTATGTGGCGAGACTGACCCGCACCTCGATCGCCGAGAACCGGCAAGCGGACTACATGCGCACCGCGGTGGCCAAGGGTCTGCCCCGGCAGCGCATCATCACCCGGCATCTGCTGCGCAACTCGCTGATCCCCGTGGTGACTTACCTCGGCACCGACGTCGGCACCCTGATGGGCGGCGCGGTCATCACCGAGGGCATCTTCAACGTGACGGGCGTCGGCAACCTCCTCTTCCAGGCTCTCGCCCGCCGTGAGGGCGCGGTCATCGTCGGTGTCGTCACCGTCCTGGTGCTCGTGTACCTCGCAGCCAGCCTGATCGTCGACCTGCTTTACGCGGTCCTGGACCCGAGGATCCGTTATGCCTGA
- a CDS encoding ABC transporter substrate-binding protein, protein MRGAKSAKWVAIAGVVALAATACGGGSDSSDNSNRKVDPKGIVSYANGEPQNALQPANTMEAYGSVVINSLFTGLVNYDKQGNITYENAESVTPDKDNKVWTVKLKPGWKFHNGEAVTAKSYVDAWNWAANPANGQQNSGWYRDIVGYDKVHPEKGKGTGKTMSGLKVVDDNTFTITLNDGIPYYAYKLVYSPFYPMPSGALKDPKTFGEKPVGNGPYKLKSWDHKKSIQVTAWSGYKGEKKPKNGGINFKAYTTPQAAYNDLRSDNVDTMPLIPDSELANFKQDFGDRAIEQDFSAINTVNPAFYSKAFKDVDVKVIQGLSMAIDRDTIAKTTFAGTRESASGWVAKGVKGYKAGACGEFCKFNPKKAKQFVKDGGGIPGNKITIQYNADQPHKGWVTAVCNSITKSTGVKCTGDPTTDFQADTEIRDKKQVKAMYRSGWVLDYPFNGNFLADLYGTGVDGNKGGFSDKKFDELTKKADAAKTIDESAELYNEAEKQLVNTFPGIPLWYNKTLSAYSQNVKHVQFDQAGDPILTDIEVFKK, encoded by the coding sequence ATGCGTGGTGCCAAGAGCGCCAAGTGGGTCGCGATAGCCGGTGTCGTGGCGCTGGCGGCTACTGCCTGTGGCGGCGGCAGCGACAGCAGCGACAACAGCAACCGCAAGGTCGACCCCAAGGGGATCGTCAGCTACGCCAATGGTGAGCCGCAGAACGCTCTGCAGCCCGCCAACACGATGGAGGCGTACGGCAGCGTCGTCATCAACTCCCTCTTCACGGGGCTTGTCAACTACGACAAGCAGGGCAACATCACCTACGAGAACGCCGAGTCGGTCACCCCCGACAAGGACAACAAGGTGTGGACCGTCAAGCTGAAGCCGGGCTGGAAGTTCCACAACGGCGAGGCCGTCACGGCCAAGTCGTACGTGGACGCCTGGAACTGGGCCGCCAACCCCGCCAACGGCCAGCAGAACAGTGGCTGGTACCGCGACATCGTCGGTTACGACAAGGTCCACCCCGAGAAGGGGAAGGGCACCGGCAAGACCATGTCCGGTCTGAAGGTCGTCGACGACAACACCTTCACCATCACGCTGAACGACGGCATCCCGTACTACGCGTACAAGCTCGTCTACTCGCCCTTCTACCCGATGCCCTCGGGCGCGCTGAAGGACCCGAAGACGTTCGGCGAGAAGCCGGTCGGCAACGGTCCCTACAAGCTCAAGAGCTGGGACCACAAGAAGTCGATCCAGGTCACCGCCTGGTCCGGCTACAAGGGTGAGAAGAAGCCGAAGAACGGCGGCATCAACTTCAAGGCGTACACGACGCCGCAGGCCGCGTACAACGACCTGCGCTCGGACAACGTCGACACGATGCCGCTGATCCCGGACAGCGAGCTCGCCAACTTCAAGCAGGACTTCGGCGACCGCGCCATCGAGCAGGACTTCTCGGCGATCAACACGGTCAACCCGGCCTTCTACAGCAAGGCGTTCAAGGACGTCGACGTGAAGGTCATCCAGGGTCTGTCGATGGCCATCGACCGCGACACCATCGCGAAGACCACCTTCGCCGGTACGCGTGAGTCCGCCTCCGGCTGGGTCGCCAAGGGCGTCAAGGGCTACAAGGCCGGCGCCTGTGGTGAGTTCTGCAAGTTCAACCCGAAGAAGGCCAAGCAGTTCGTCAAGGACGGCGGCGGCATCCCGGGCAACAAGATCACCATCCAGTACAACGCCGACCAGCCGCACAAGGGTTGGGTCACGGCGGTGTGCAACAGCATCACCAAGTCGACCGGCGTGAAGTGCACCGGCGACCCGACGACCGACTTCCAGGCCGACACCGAGATTCGGGACAAGAAGCAGGTCAAGGCGATGTACCGGTCGGGCTGGGTGCTCGACTACCCGTTCAACGGCAACTTCCTTGCCGACCTCTATGGCACGGGCGTCGACGGCAACAAGGGCGGCTTCTCGGACAAGAAGTTCGACGAGCTGACCAAGAAGGCCGACGCGGCCAAGACGATCGACGAGTCCGCGGAGCTGTACAACGAGGCTGAGAAGCAGCTCGTCAACACCTTCCCGGGCATCCCGCTCTGGTACAACAAGACGCTCTCCGCCTACTCGCAGAACGTCAAGCACGTGCAGTTTGACCAGGCCGGTGACCCGATCCTCACCGACATCGAGGTCTTCAAGAAGTAG
- a CDS encoding ABC transporter permease has translation MPDLTKTMATDEKTAVTPDVTDAAAAGPAPGKPRSLWNDAWRELRRNPLFVISAILIAILIVIAVFPGLFTDANPESGDQVNHFLGKPELSKFFQEGWFGYDRVGRSIYARVIFGARNSILVGVGVTVLVTVFGGLCGMLAGYFGGFWDSLISRLTDVFFGIPFLLGAMVVLNAFTERTVWVVMGALAFLGWTQIARVMRGAVITTKHADYVVAARALGAGTKRILFRHILPNALAPVIVVATISLGTYIVAESTLSYLGLGLGDGAISWGGDISDATQDIRNNPHTLFFPAGMLSITVLAFIMMGDAVREALDPKLR, from the coding sequence ATGCCTGACCTCACCAAGACCATGGCCACGGACGAGAAGACCGCCGTGACGCCCGACGTGACGGACGCGGCCGCGGCCGGTCCCGCACCGGGCAAGCCGCGAAGCCTGTGGAACGACGCGTGGCGCGAGCTGCGCCGCAATCCGCTCTTCGTGATCTCCGCGATCCTGATCGCGATTCTGATCGTCATCGCGGTCTTCCCCGGGCTCTTCACCGACGCGAACCCGGAGTCCGGAGACCAGGTCAATCACTTCCTTGGCAAGCCCGAGCTCAGCAAGTTCTTCCAGGAGGGCTGGTTCGGCTACGACAGGGTGGGTCGCAGCATCTACGCCCGCGTCATCTTCGGCGCGCGCAACTCGATCCTCGTCGGTGTCGGCGTGACCGTCCTGGTCACCGTCTTCGGCGGCCTGTGCGGCATGCTCGCGGGCTACTTCGGCGGATTCTGGGACAGCCTCATCTCCCGGCTCACCGACGTGTTCTTCGGCATCCCGTTCCTGCTCGGCGCCATGGTCGTCCTGAACGCCTTCACCGAACGCACGGTGTGGGTGGTCATGGGCGCGCTGGCCTTCCTCGGCTGGACGCAGATCGCCCGCGTGATGCGCGGCGCGGTGATCACCACCAAGCACGCCGACTATGTGGTGGCGGCGCGCGCGCTCGGTGCCGGGACGAAGCGGATCCTGTTCCGCCACATCCTGCCGAACGCGCTGGCTCCGGTGATCGTCGTGGCGACCATCTCGCTCGGTACGTACATCGTGGCCGAGTCGACGCTGTCGTACCTGGGCCTCGGTCTCGGTGACGGCGCCATCTCGTGGGGCGGCGACATCTCCGACGCGACGCAGGACATCCGGAACAACCCGCACACGCTGTTCTTCCCGGCAGGAATGCTGAGTATCACGGTGCTGGCGTTCATCATGATGGGTGACGCCGTACGCGAAGCCCTCGACCCGAAGCTGCGCTGA
- a CDS encoding ABC transporter ATP-binding protein, with protein MTSIDIKEDSVPAPRSGEEKSGRLLDVKDLHVEFHTREGVVKAVNGVNYSVDAGETLAVLGESGSGKSVTAQAIMGILDMPPGKIPQGEILFRGQDMLKMSNEERRKVRGRKIAMIFQDALSSLNPVLSVGYQLGEMFRVHDGMSRKQAKAKAIELMERVKIPAAKERVNDYPHQFSGGMRQRIMIAMALALEPDLIIADEPTTALDVTVQAQVMDLLAELQREYNMGLILITHDLGVVADVADKIAVMYAGRIVETAPVHELYKRPAHPYTRGLLESIPRLDQKGQELYAIKGLPPNLLHVPSGCAFNPRCPKAQDICRTDIPALVPVSEQDGAELPGRGSACHFWKETIHG; from the coding sequence ATGACCAGCATCGACATCAAGGAAGACTCGGTTCCCGCCCCCCGCTCGGGTGAGGAAAAGAGCGGCAGGCTGCTGGACGTCAAGGACCTGCACGTCGAGTTCCACACCCGCGAGGGTGTCGTCAAGGCAGTCAACGGCGTCAACTACAGCGTGGACGCGGGCGAGACGCTCGCCGTGCTCGGTGAGTCGGGCTCCGGCAAGTCGGTCACCGCCCAGGCGATCATGGGCATCCTCGACATGCCGCCCGGCAAGATCCCGCAGGGCGAGATCCTCTTCCGCGGCCAGGACATGCTGAAGATGTCCAACGAGGAGCGCAGGAAGGTCCGCGGCCGCAAGATCGCGATGATCTTCCAGGACGCGCTGTCCTCGCTCAACCCCGTGCTCTCGGTGGGCTATCAGCTCGGCGAGATGTTCCGGGTGCACGACGGCATGAGCCGCAAGCAGGCCAAGGCCAAGGCCATCGAGCTGATGGAGCGGGTGAAGATCCCGGCCGCCAAGGAGCGGGTGAACGACTACCCGCACCAGTTCTCCGGCGGTATGCGCCAGCGCATCATGATCGCGATGGCGCTCGCCCTGGAGCCGGACCTGATCATCGCGGACGAGCCCACCACGGCGCTCGACGTGACGGTCCAGGCGCAGGTCATGGATCTGCTCGCGGAGCTGCAGCGCGAGTACAACATGGGGCTCATCCTCATCACCCACGACCTCGGTGTGGTGGCGGACGTGGCCGACAAGATCGCGGTCATGTACGCGGGCCGGATCGTCGAGACGGCCCCGGTCCACGAGCTCTACAAGCGCCCCGCGCACCCGTACACGCGCGGTCTGCTCGAGTCGATCCCGCGGCTCGACCAGAAGGGCCAGGAGCTTTACGCGATCAAGGGCCTGCCGCCCAACCTGCTGCACGTTCCGTCCGGTTGTGCCTTCAACCCGCGCTGCCCCAAGGCGCAGGACATCTGCCGTACGGACATCCCGGCCCTGGTGCCGGTGAGCGAGCAGGACGGCGCGGAGCTGCCGGGCCGCGGCAGCGCGTGCCACTTCTGGAAGGAGACGATCCATGGCTGA